A portion of the Caldisericota bacterium genome contains these proteins:
- a CDS encoding type II toxin-antitoxin system PemK/MazF family toxin — MSFSPPKASAGSPPRRGEVYSLRLDPVEGSEQRGTRPAVVVSRDAINQASPVIVVCPLTDARHVSRSYPSDVLVKALEGGLTKDSVVLTGQIRAVAKIRLLLRLGELQPDTMRQIEQALKITLQLP, encoded by the coding sequence ATGAGCTTTTCTCCGCCTAAAGCGTCTGCAGGGTCGCCTCCCCGCCGCGGTGAGGTTTATTCGTTACGGCTCGATCCTGTGGAAGGCTCGGAGCAGCGAGGCACCCGGCCTGCGGTGGTCGTCTCGCGCGATGCGATCAATCAGGCTAGCCCGGTGATTGTTGTCTGCCCGTTGACCGATGCGCGCCATGTTTCTCGGTCCTATCCGAGTGACGTTCTGGTAAAGGCCCTGGAGGGTGGGCTCACCAAGGATTCGGTGGTGCTGACGGGACAGATTCGGGCGGTGGCCAAGATTCGACTGCTCTTGCGCTTGGGTGAACTTCAGCCCGATACGATGCGCCAAATCGAGCAAGCCCTCAAGAT
- a CDS encoding ribbon-helix-helix domain-containing protein, which translates to MKGAKTRLTVDLPGELVKWADMAVERGAARSRNQLITQAIDVYLHRLEEAEIDARFKTMAEDEAYQKLALHLTQELEYSDWEAFQLAEGQES; encoded by the coding sequence ATGAAAGGAGCAAAGACGCGTTTGACGGTCGATCTGCCCGGGGAGTTGGTGAAGTGGGCCGATATGGCCGTTGAGCGGGGGGCAGCCCGCAGCCGCAACCAACTGATTACCCAAGCGATTGATGTGTATCTCCACAGGCTAGAAGAGGCCGAGATCGATGCCCGGTTCAAGACGATGGCCGAGGATGAAGCATACCAGAAGCTGGCATTGCATCTGACTCAAGAGCTCGAGTATTCTGACTGGGAGGCCTTCCAACTTGCTGAAGGTCAGGAATCATGA